The Anopheles gambiae chromosome 2, idAnoGambNW_F1_1, whole genome shotgun sequence genomic sequence AGATGCCGAACGGTCCCTTATCCTGCGCTGGCAGATCTTCCTCCCCGGTCAGCGGTTTCTCTTTCAGATCTTTCAGGTCCTGGGGCGTGTCCGCCGCCACAGATCCTGACAAATCCGTCGTTGGTGTCGTCGAGAGGATATTGAACCGGTGCGTAAAGTTGTTGAACACGTTCGAAATGTTGAAGCTCTTGCCGGCCACCTTCTGCAGCATCACCAGCTCAATGTCCGGTTCGGTTTCGTCCTCTTCGTCGCCCTCCTCGCTGGAAGCCTTCTTGACGGGGTCGCCCATGAATTTGTCGTTCGGCACGGCGGGCACATCGGCCACCTGCGCTCCCGCCGTCTGCttctcgtcctcctcctcctcgtagTCGACCGCTTCGGCGATCTCTTCCAGCAGTTCCTCTTCCAGCTTGGTGCTCTGCACCGCATCGGCCACCTCGGCGACGTCCTCCATCACGCCTTTCGGCTTCTTGAGCGCAGCCGACCGTTTGCCCTCCAGGTCGAGTGCCTTGCCGCGCAGCTGTACCGGCGTGAAGGAGGCAAAGTTGATCGTGCTGGGAATGAAGCGGATTTCGCTCGATCGTCCATCCGCTGCCGGGACACTGATCGGAAGTATGTAGATCTGATTCGGTGAGCGAAGCTCTTTGCTTGCTCGCACCACGGCTTGCCCTGCTGGCAGTGGCACCAATCTGAATGCTCTCGGTGTGGCCAAGCTGGGCAGCTGCAGATACGGTGCCGGATAGAAGAACGTTTGGGCCGCGAACGGGTTCGGCACGATACCCTTGGAAGCTTTCTGCGGTGTCTTTAGCTGAGCGACGCTCGGCGGGAAGTATGCCGGCCGGGGATAGAAATAGCCCGACGTGTCCTGGCCGCTGCGCGGGAATGCAACGTCCACCTTCTTCTTGTACCCCATCGCAATGTTGATGCGTTCGATTTCGCGCAAGATGCGATCGGTTTCCTCGATCGAGCCGCGCTGATTCGTTAGCAGCGGCTCGAGGGCACGCGCATCCGGCACCAGTCGTATCACCTGCTTCTCGATCCTGTGGGGAAACAAGCAAAATGCAGACAAAATGGAACCATTAGTGGCTGGAGTCGGGTGGAGAATGGATTTTGCAAGCGACAGGCCTTATGCCTTAGGAAAGAAGCGATAGAGCGATTGGGGTGAAAGAATAGGGCCGGTGGGGCTTGATATAGAACAGATCGGAGAGGAGATAAATGGGAGGTAGTTCCGAAAACAATAACACGCTAGGTGGTAAGATTTTGCAAATCCCGTTTcgggatgatttttttttttttgtttgaaagagAAGGAAACATACCAGGGTTAATTAATTCATCGCAACCAATTATGATAATGTACCAAGACGGTTAGAGGAGGTCGTCTCTGAAGGAGTGCTAGTTTGGCTCATTTCGAAATTAATATTCATCCAGGGATTTTagttcttttcgttttttttactgccATAAAAAGTAATAATGTTGAACCAAATACCTTAATGTTATCTAGATTAAGTCCAGCAGATAAAGCGGTTTCACGCTTTTCGTTTGGGAAATTTagacattttaatttaaaaaaacacacacacacacaaaaccaagcTACACTCCGTCGAAGAAGATcacaaaaggaaacaaaaaaatcgttaACAAGATCTATCAAATAAGGTAACAACAAGTACACAGAGCAAAAGAAGCACAGTAAGAGAGTTGGTTTAGCAGAAATAGAAGAACAAAGCGATTAGAATTAATATTGATATCAGTAAACATACCTGTACATGTGTTTGGGGGTTTGTTTGGTTACTAGAAGCTACGCTGGTGTTATTTCTGAGCAGGTTTGGTTTGATTATGGCCACGGGTTGGTTTACAAGAGTTAGGTCGTACACTGCTCGCCATACTGTTAACGTCCCGCCAACTCACACGCGCAGAATACCGGGCTAATACCGACGGAGAAATTGAATGTTCAcagtcaccaacacacacgcgcacgcacgcacacactgttATGCAGAACTATGAAGCGAGGGTGCAGCTTCTGGCGGTTAAATGCTGTCTAATTTAAAGATTAATAGAATAATTGTGtctacttttttgttgtccaACATCCGGCGGTCGGCGATTCTATTCGATCAACTCTGCTTCCACACGCGGCGAACACGGCGACCTCACGATGTATTGAGAATTCGTGCATAAAATGGACCGTCAATTATGCGTTGCACGAGCACGAAAATGAGCTGCGGTTACATTTATTGTTTCTTGTCGTGACCGGTTTCTTTTACGCGAAATCACCTAACCcgatacgttttttttttcttctacctgTTGCACTGCGCTACTCGACTCCACCCATCAGGGAGCATGTTTTTCCTTGCGAAATTACCAAAGGTTCTAGTGGAACAGTGTATTGACACCGACATGAGTTTTCTCATAAAATCTGCCCCGCCGGTAGCATCTGCTCTTAAGCTGATATCATCAAACATCTTGGCCAGTCATCGAGTCGAGCGCGAACGGAGCGAACTTGTCACGATCGGTTGTGTCCAGCGGCGTGCGCTCCTCCCATTACCCGCTGCAGTACATAAAGCGTTGCTACTGCCTGAAGATTCTTTAGTAAAAGCAATATAAAAAATGATGAACAACCTGCCCACCGGGCGAAGCGTAATGACCATCGCCGACTTGAAGACGCACAGCTAAGCAAAGCGTTGTTAAAGCATTAGCAACAGTTACAGAATGCAGACTGTAGTTAGATGAAAACAAGCGTAAATAACGTTAGCTTAACAAAAGCAGGCTGGCATACGCAAAAGGCTACCAACAGAACCGATCAGCTGGAGAAGTGGAGAAGTTGCTGCTGGCTGTGCTAGGGCGACTGCGTTCAAGAGCGCCCCGAAGCGATGCGTAAGTATCATCTGGCGATGGCTTGAGAAGGTACAGTTAGGTCTAACAGGTCTAACAAGCCCGTCAGGACAGGGCAGAAGTGCACCGACTGCGGGTGAGCAAAAACGGGGGGAGAATTGAGTGTGCAAAATTGATGAAATGACACTAATGCAGGCAGGTAGCAATTTATgagaggaaaataaaataaagaataaaaatattgcaaaaaacaaaacctgagATGGGGAAAAACCACTCAAGCCCAGTTTACTTGCCTCATAATATAAGCGGCATGAATAAATCATCGGTACTATGTTCACAATGTTCATCTTTTTAACGGCTTTGATTTGACGTATTTTGCAGACCAAAAGtctttaaaatgttaaaaatactTTCTTGTACGGtaaaaacaatagaaaacaaTGGCGACGAGACTTATATTTTTAGTAAAACTATTCTTATCTctctttttattcaaaaagtTTGACCAGAATTGATTCTTAGTAATCCCAAACATAAAATTGGAAGCTTGAAAGGCGCTACACACAAAAATCTATAGCAAATAATACATCAAAATGTATTATACAAAGAATATCAATTTAAAAAGGCTATCGTCTCATCGCTCTAATTTAAACAAATCAATCCAAAATTGCTTCCTCAATAACGAAATGGCTTAATTAAAAGCAAGTTATCAGGGTAGCAGCATTAATCTTCTCGCTCGGGGCATTGAAAATGGGTGGAACAAATTTAGCAACCTTCAAACCGTGGCGCAGATCCTTATCGCTTCCTGGGGAGGCACCCGTTCATCAGAGCGCACAAAACCACAACGGTGACTACGGAAAGCAAAAGTTTCGGCACGATGCCTAACGCGCTTGGTTTTGTGAAGCGTTGTCTGTCTCTACctcgcacacacgcaccataACACTTCTTTGCTTGTTGGCATCCATCTGCTCGTTAATCAAGTGGCAAGCATGTAGATGGCGTTGCCTGATAAACGGTGCCTCAACCCATTCATCAAACGTTCTAATCACACATTAGGTGTACCCAGGAACAACCGTAGTCCCCTGTGGTCCCAGTCCCGCCCTCAAACGGtatcattttaatgaaaccaATCTGTTCACTGTTCAGCTGCATGATCCACGAAACCGCAGACCTCCCGCTAGCCGAAGT encodes the following:
- the LOC133391373 gene encoding uncharacterized protein LOC133391373, translating into MYRIEKQVIRLVPDARALEPLLTNQRGSIEETDRILREIERINIAMGYKKKVDVAFPRSGQDTSGYFYPRPAYFPPSVAQLKTPQKASKGIVPNPFAAQTFFYPAPYLQLPSLATPRAFRLVPLPAGQAVVRASKELRSPNQIYILPISVPAADGRSSEIRFIPSTINFASFTPVQLRGKALDLEGKRSAALKKPKGVMEDVAEVADAVQSTKLEEELLEEIAEAVDYEEEEDEKQTAGAQVADVPAVPNDKFMGDPVKKASSEEGDEEDETEPDIELVMLQKVAGKSFNISNVFNNFTHRFNILSTTPTTDLSGSVAADTPQDLKDLKEKPLTGEEDLPAQDKGPFGIFATKQADAGSGLVIQRLRVRQGGIAIAGPGGVATAGSGGTAIVGPNGTAITHPRSLTIAGPGAKVYAVPETVDLEKTISASKRSLPLDAVLVASGPVVYYRT